A stretch of Hymenobacter psoromatis DNA encodes these proteins:
- a CDS encoding DUF5712 family protein, producing MYVKIINPATNGKKVYANAGSARRTTNYLEQEAKEQGQTATFFSSAAKGGLTADEVVDLVDNNHKGLGKDAAKFYSLVLSPSADELTELGNDARALERYTQNVMELYAKNFNLKGGRELGESELVWAATIHQDRKNRGTDAGVQGELKPGLQTHVHVIVSARDAAQQITLNPLGAATRFNRVQFQAQAGAQLDEELGRTPTREVGAPAPTRQQRVKEKAADITERAASNRAKKPLTPEQLAAKDARLDAQVARLNSKLDPARHLDPEQVKLVAKERGYDNVFYLKLGNIERNAEKGRTTHEPDEYLRTGRVAQVGMLKELPSERLAYTDPVRRTGQASPSQPATMQSLKRSVANISRALTPPTRTQDVRREEEKTRDYEPEM from the coding sequence ATGTACGTCAAGATTATCAATCCTGCGACCAACGGCAAGAAGGTGTACGCGAACGCGGGGAGCGCGCGGCGCACGACCAACTACCTGGAACAGGAAGCCAAAGAGCAGGGGCAGACGGCGACCTTCTTTAGCTCCGCTGCTAAGGGCGGGCTCACCGCCGATGAGGTCGTGGACCTGGTGGATAACAACCACAAAGGGTTAGGGAAGGACGCAGCCAAGTTCTACTCCCTGGTGCTAAGTCCGAGCGCGGATGAGTTGACTGAGTTGGGCAATGATGCGCGGGCGTTGGAGCGCTACACCCAAAACGTAATGGAGCTGTACGCGAAAAACTTTAACCTGAAAGGCGGGCGCGAGTTGGGAGAAAGTGAATTAGTCTGGGCCGCGACCATTCACCAGGACCGCAAAAACCGGGGCACCGATGCGGGCGTGCAGGGCGAACTGAAGCCCGGTTTGCAAACCCACGTTCACGTCATCGTGTCGGCCCGCGACGCGGCCCAGCAGATAACCTTGAACCCATTGGGCGCAGCTACGCGCTTCAACCGCGTGCAGTTCCAGGCCCAGGCCGGCGCGCAGCTGGACGAGGAGTTGGGTCGCACCCCAACGCGCGAAGTCGGTGCGCCCGCGCCCACCCGCCAGCAACGGGTAAAAGAAAAAGCGGCTGACATTACGGAGCGGGCCGCCAGCAACCGCGCCAAGAAGCCGCTGACTCCCGAACAACTTGCGGCCAAGGATGCGCGGCTCGACGCGCAGGTGGCCCGCCTCAATTCCAAGTTGGACCCCGCCCGGCACCTGGACCCCGAACAAGTAAAGCTGGTAGCGAAGGAGCGCGGCTACGACAACGTTTTTTATCTGAAGTTGGGTAACATAGAGCGCAACGCCGAGAAAGGTCGTACGACCCACGAGCCTGACGAGTATCTACGCACCGGCCGGGTGGCTCAGGTGGGGATGTTAAAAGAGTTACCCTCCGAAAGGCTGGCGTACACCGACCCGGTGCGGCGAACCGGCCAGGCCAGTCCCAGCCAGCCGGCAACCATGCAATCCTTGAAGCGCTCGGTGGCCAACATATCCCGCGCGCTCACGCC